Below is a window of Desulfovibrio aminophilus DNA.
GCGGAAGGGCCTGGTCACGATCAGGGCCTGGTCGCGCGGGAGCTGCCCGGCCACGGAATAGATCTTCGTCACCTCCAGGGCTTCCTCGAACCGCAGGGGCGGGAGCACCGTGGGGATGCGCTGGGCCAGCATGGTCTTGCCGCTGCCGGGCGGGCCGATGAACAAAAGGTTGTGACCCCCGGCGGCCGCGATCTCGATGGCCCGCTTGGCGTGCTCCTGGCCCTTCACGTCGGCGTAGTCCAGGTGGAAGTCGCGGCGCTTGTCCCAGAGGGTGTCGATGTCCAGGCTCGCGGGCTCGATCTCGGCCTCGCCCAGGAGAAAGGCCACCGCCAGCCCGAGACTTTCGGCCCCGAACACCGGCAGGCCCTTGACCACGGCGGCCTCGGCCGCGTTGGCCGCGGGCAGGACCAGGCCGCGCGCGCCCTCGTCGCGGGCCCGGATGGCCAGGGGCAGGACGCCCTCCACGGGCTTGAGCTCGCCCGTGAGCGACAACTCCCCGGCGAAGAAGAAGCCCTCCAGCCGCTCGGCCGGGAGCGCGCCCGAGGCGGCCAGCAGGCCCAGGGCCAGGGGCAGGTCGTAGGCGCTGCCCTCCTTGCGCACGTCGGCCGGGGCCAGGTTCACGGTGATCCGCGAGGGCGGGAGCTTGAAGCCGCTGTTCTTGAGCGCGGCGAAGACCCGCTCCTTGGCCTCGCGCACCGCGCCCTCGGCCAGCCCGACCATGACGAAGGCGGGCATGCCCTGGCGGGCGAGGTCCACCTCCAGGTCCACGCGGAAGGCGTCGATGCCCAGCAGGGCCGCGGCGGCGGCTTTGGCGATCATGGATTTCCCAATGGTTTCAACACGCAGCGCATATCGGTCGGTGTATGCGTTTTGCACCCCGGCCGCAAGGGGCGCGAAAAAAAAGGCCGCCCCCTCGCGGGGGCGGCCTTCGTCGTCATGATCTTCGGCCGGGCTAGTTCACGAGCCTGCCGATGCGGCTCCAGCGGATGTCCAGGCCGTGCGTGAAGTCCCAGGACCAGTAGATGATGAGCGCCTTGCCGCGCAGGGCCGAGCGGTCCACGAAGCCCCAGAAGCGCGAGTCGTAGGAGTGGTCGCGGTTGTCGCCCATGACGAAGTACTTGCCCTCGGGCACCGTGGTCTTGGGCATCCAGTCCCGCTTCCAGGAGAAGCTGTTGCGGTCGAAGTACTCGGCCGGATTCTCGTTCACCTCGGGCATGTGCGGATTGGCCACGGCCACGGGCTCGTCGTGCACCACGTAGGGCTCGTCCAGGAGCTTGCCGTTGACGAAGACCTGCTTGGCCTTGATCTCCACCACGTCGCCCGGCGTGCCGATGACGCGCTTGATGAAGTCCTTGTCCGGGTCGATGGGATACTCGAAGACCACCACGTCCCCGCGCCTGGGATCGCCCACGGGCACGATGACCTTGTCCGAGAAGGGCATGCGCACGCCGTAGGCGAACTTGGTCACCAGCAGGTGGTCGCCCACCAGCAGGGTGTTCAGCATGGACTCGGAGGGAATCTTGAAGGCCTGCACGATGAAGGCCCGGATCACCAGCGCCAGGACCAGCGCCACGATGAGCGCTTCGGCGTACTCCTTGAGCGTCTTCCACCACGTCGGATTCATGGACCGTCCTTATTCGTCCCCGGCTTTCAGCACGGCGAGGAAGGCTTCCTGCGGAATCTCCACGTTGCCCATGCGGCGCATGCGGCGCTTGCCTTCCTTCTGCTTCTCCAGGAGCTTTCGTTTGCGGGTGATGTCGCCGCCGTAGCACTTGGCGATGACGTCCTTGCGGAACGGGGCCACCCGTTCCTTGGCGATGATCTTCTTGCCGATGGCCGCCTGGATGACCACCTCGAACATCTGGCGCGG
It encodes the following:
- the lepB gene encoding signal peptidase I, with amino-acid sequence MNPTWWKTLKEYAEALIVALVLALVIRAFIVQAFKIPSESMLNTLLVGDHLLVTKFAYGVRMPFSDKVIVPVGDPRRGDVVVFEYPIDPDKDFIKRVIGTPGDVVEIKAKQVFVNGKLLDEPYVVHDEPVAVANPHMPEVNENPAEYFDRNSFSWKRDWMPKTTVPEGKYFVMGDNRDHSYDSRFWGFVDRSALRGKALIIYWSWDFTHGLDIRWSRIGRLVN
- a CDS encoding YifB family Mg chelatase-like AAA ATPase — protein: MIAKAAAAALLGIDAFRVDLEVDLARQGMPAFVMVGLAEGAVREAKERVFAALKNSGFKLPPSRITVNLAPADVRKEGSAYDLPLALGLLAASGALPAERLEGFFFAGELSLTGELKPVEGVLPLAIRARDEGARGLVLPAANAAEAAVVKGLPVFGAESLGLAVAFLLGEAEIEPASLDIDTLWDKRRDFHLDYADVKGQEHAKRAIEIAAAGGHNLLFIGPPGSGKTMLAQRIPTVLPPLRFEEALEVTKIYSVAGQLPRDQALIVTRPFRSPHHTISDAGLVGGGTYPRPGEVSLSHRGVLFLDELPEFKKHALEVLRQPLEDGMVTISRAAVALTYPADIMLVAAMNPCQCGYLTDDRHPCTCTPQSVQRYRAKLSGPLLDRIDLQVEVPAVPYKDLKETRGSVDSATMRARIARARAVQAARYGDSGPHINSELSGSALEKHCRLSQPEHDFLEQAVKKLGLSARAYTRVLRIARTIADLDGAETLAVNHLAEAINYRSMDRQGPA